In a genomic window of uncultured Sphaerochaeta sp.:
- a CDS encoding pyridoxamine kinase, translating to MLPVCAAIHDLSCYAKSSLTVVLPTLEVMGVEACPVPTALLSSQTDGFSSYTFTDTTESLSQILAAWESLGLGFDAIYTGFLGSGTQVSAIRSFIQKQRHHANPLVLVDPVLGDGGKLYGPMQESDVEAMRILACDADVITPNVTEAALLLGVPYQAQLDEETARSWARKLSLQTQAKVAITSVNLPRGKAIACFDEGESFLVPYQHLSASYPGCGDLYASLLLGFLLDKESFRTAATAAASYTSLAIERTLACGYEHRHGVMPSLMFADLVQGKISHGT from the coding sequence ATGTTGCCCGTCTGTGCTGCCATCCATGACCTGAGTTGCTATGCAAAAAGTTCGCTTACCGTCGTGCTTCCCACCTTGGAAGTGATGGGCGTTGAAGCATGTCCGGTTCCTACGGCCTTGCTTTCCAGCCAGACCGATGGATTTTCCTCCTATACCTTCACCGATACCACCGAGTCCCTGTCTCAGATTCTGGCAGCGTGGGAGTCCTTGGGGCTCGGCTTCGATGCCATTTATACGGGGTTCCTCGGAAGCGGGACTCAGGTGAGTGCCATACGTTCCTTCATCCAGAAGCAACGGCATCATGCAAACCCTTTGGTCCTGGTGGATCCCGTGCTTGGTGACGGCGGCAAGCTGTACGGACCGATGCAGGAATCAGATGTGGAAGCAATGCGCATCCTTGCCTGTGATGCCGATGTCATCACTCCCAATGTCACCGAGGCGGCTCTGCTTCTTGGCGTGCCGTACCAAGCGCAACTGGATGAGGAAACAGCACGCTCCTGGGCAAGGAAGCTATCCTTACAAACCCAGGCCAAGGTCGCCATCACCAGTGTCAATCTGCCTAGGGGAAAAGCCATTGCCTGTTTTGATGAAGGTGAGTCTTTCCTGGTTCCCTATCAGCATCTGAGTGCATCCTACCCTGGATGCGGGGATCTGTATGCAAGTCTCTTGCTTGGGTTCTTGCTTGATAAGGAGTCCTTCCGAACTGCGGCAACTGCTGCTGCGTCCTATACTTCCCTTGCCATAGAACGGACACTGGCATGCGGCTATGAGCATCGGCATGGGGTCATGCCCTCTCTCATGTTTGCTGACCTTGTTCAGGGAAAGATAAGCCATGGCACTTGA
- a CDS encoding 5'-methylthioadenosine/S-adenosylhomocysteine nucleosidase, whose amino-acid sequence MALDVLVVAPLHHELEGILTKLDEPIDISGKRVVGTLIGVGKVVSALATQQAILAYQPKQVVLLGFGGAVDPNLEIGSALIATKVVQYDLDLRRFRLAWGDTFGPEGTVVKGTLDLFAPPLAGFAPAVFGTADRFLLRSEREQHPELATELGIGLADMEGYPVALACRMHHIPCILLRIVSDDAHGRRAKQFSVFAKQGRKKLSEGLHSLLEEPREKSPTSL is encoded by the coding sequence ATGGCACTTGATGTATTGGTGGTCGCCCCTCTGCACCATGAATTGGAAGGAATCCTAACAAAGCTGGATGAGCCCATTGATATCTCGGGAAAACGCGTTGTGGGTACTCTCATCGGAGTTGGCAAGGTGGTAAGCGCCCTAGCCACCCAGCAAGCGATTCTCGCCTACCAGCCGAAGCAGGTGGTACTGCTGGGGTTTGGCGGGGCTGTCGATCCGAACTTGGAAATCGGTTCTGCACTGATTGCCACCAAGGTTGTCCAGTACGATCTTGACCTGAGAAGATTCAGGCTGGCTTGGGGTGATACCTTCGGTCCCGAAGGTACGGTCGTCAAGGGTACCTTGGATCTGTTTGCACCCCCGTTGGCTGGCTTTGCTCCTGCCGTGTTCGGCACAGCCGATAGGTTCCTGCTTCGCAGTGAGCGTGAGCAACATCCTGAGCTTGCAACGGAATTGGGTATCGGCCTTGCCGATATGGAAGGGTATCCGGTGGCCCTCGCTTGCCGGATGCACCACATCCCCTGCATCCTGCTTCGCATCGTCAGCGATGATGCGCACGGAAGGCGGGCCAAACAGTTTTCCGTCTTTGCCAAACAGGGACGGAAGAAGCTTTCAGAGGGTCTTCACTCGTTGCTGGAAGAGCCGAGGGAAAAGTCTCCTACCAGCTTGTAG